The sequence ATCTCTCCCCGCCGTAGGGAGTATAATCCCCGGCATCGCTGTACCGTTTCAGGTATCCCCTGCCATCATAATCAGCCTGTTCACTAAAGAGGTCGTGGGGGTTTCCCTGTCCTGACCTTGAAACGGCCTTTCCCCCTACAAGAACCTTTCTGGCAATATCGACTCTTCTCATTGTGAGCCAGTTCAGGAAATTACCGTCCCACTCACTTGATGTCTTTACACGGTCTGATTTGTTTCCTGTCTCATCGAACCTTGAGTTTTGATACGTGTACCATTTTTCAGGATTGAAATAACCGTAATAGGCTGTTCCCGGGACGAAACCTTCGCTGACATCAGAGCCGTTGAAGTCATAGGCAAAGAAGAACATGGAGCCGGAGTTGTCGAGCAGGATAAGCACGTTGGGTTTCACAACACTTCCAATAAACGGCGGATAGGAAGTGTAGTCGCCAGGGGTCGGGACAGTGCAGGATGCTGAGAATGCCTGCCCCTGAAAAACCATAAGGCTCATTATCGAGACTGAAATCGCAAGCCATATTTTATTTAAATATTTCATGTCAGTTCCTCACAACCATTGCCTTAATTTCTGCGGCACATGTATCTTTTAAAGTGACCGTTACTGTTTCAACAGCAATCAGGCCATCCGTACTTGCCTCTTCCTCCGCATCAATGGATTCGGATATTTTGTAATCGTCGCAGAGTTCGATCTTTTTACCATCTACAACTATAAAATCCTTTCCATATCCTGACAGATTGCCTGTTATGGTCTCCTCTCCCATGGCAGGGGAGAAGGTTATAAACAGGATTAAAAACATGGTTGTTATCACGAGTAATTTTTTCATGGTCCCTCCTCTTGGATGTTAATCACACCAACCTACGAGGAAATACACTGCACCGACTCTGGTTTCAGAGCCTGATGCTCCCCTGCTTGTTGCGTTAATTATGTAGTTCTTTCTTACAATCGGTGGTCCCCCTTCTTCGAGTGCATAACCAGGACCTGGGTCACCAGCACTGACATAATCAACATCAACACTGACATTATTATTGCCTCCTATACTAACCGGAAAATTTTCAGTGTCGGGATTCAGTTGAGATACGCAGTTTCTTTCAGCCCTTAAGTCCTGCATTCTGTCACTCAGCTCAGCCTGTGGAATATCTGTGAATTCAAGATTATCGGTATTTCTCAATATCGGCTCAGTCAGCTCTATCCCTGAATCAGCAGCAGAGAGGCCAATCTCCCTGAGCCTCGTGTTCCCTGCAATCATGACTTCTGTCGTGGATGTCGAGATTGCCAGAATCCCGATAGCTGTTAAAGCCAGTAGGGAAAGAAGGGAGATGATCAGGATGAACCCATCTGCTCCCTTAAATGTATCACTTGAGGTTATGTTCCTCTGTCTATTTTTCATTACAGGTTCCTCACAGCAACTTCCATCTGCCACCATCTCCTTCTCAGAGCGTCATTGGTGGCAGGCAGGTTACGGTTTTCTATTGTTTGGGGCGGGTTGCCCAGTCCCTGAAAATTCGGGTCAGGCCGTGCTGTTGATGCAAGGATATTTACCCTGACCGTATTACTATTCACCAAAGCAAATTGCAGATCTTCAATGTTTTGAGCAATTATATCAATGTCAGGGTCAGGATCGTTTAATCTCCTGACCCTCTGTAATTCGTTTCCGACTACCCGATAGGTGTAGTCCTCAATCAGGTAAACAGGCACTCCCTCGCCGTCGTCACAGTTGCCGTTAGCGTTTAAGTCAGTATACAACGGGAAGGATTCGCCTACACGGTCCTGTAATTGTATCCTGAACTCTGCACCGCCACCTGAAGTAACTATTCCGTACCTGATACCTGCTATACTGATGTTCCTCTTGTCAGTGGTGTTTATATTATCCAGCCCCTCACTGCCTTCAGGCGGTACGAGTCTGAGGGTGGTATCATCCGGGCTTATGGCATTACCATTGCCATTGCTGCATAAGGTCCCGGCTTTTCTGAAGGCTCCTATCAAGGTAATCTGATCAGGGGCGCTGGCATTATCTGTAAGGGTAAGCACCTGTGTGAAGCCGTTTATGTTGAATGCCCCGTTTTCCAGCAGGCCAAAGCCTGTCTCTCTGAGGTCGTTGGCAATTATGTTGAGAGATATCCTGGATGTAGAGTTCAACTCAGTGACCTGGTCCTGTGCAGTAAAGGAACGCTGCTGGGATATATATGACGAATATATAGCGCCTGTTATTATCAGGCTGATGACTATAACGACCAGCAGTTCAACAAGTGAATAGCCGTTTTGTCCCGTGCACTCAGATTGTTTTTTATGGTGTTGCTGTTTCATCCCATTTAACTCCATTTAGTGTGACTGTATGATTGCTGCCGTTTTTGTCGGTCCAGCATACCCTGACTGCAAGTGCCTTTACATTGTTCATCCCGGCACCGCCGGCACACGCGCCCGGAGGGGCAGGGGTACAGAGAAGTGCAGTGGGAATCGGGTCGTTTATGTCCACGCTCCTGCAATCATCCTCAACCCACCATATCCTGGTAAAAGTCATTCCTCCTGCTCTTGTTACAGGGTCGTAGTCAGCGTCTCCTGAACCTACAGGGTTCTGCAGGATTGTGTCGTCTTCCGGTGTCGGATGAGTGCCGGCCACAAATATGCTGTTGACGGTACCTGTATCGTCTCTGACAGGAGTAGACCGCATCTTTTCCAATAATTCCTGGCCCAATTCCGATGCAATCTGTGTCTCTCTTCCGAATGCATTGCCTGCCACTGCCATATACTGCATCATGGCAACGCTTGTCAGGCCGACTGTCAGGATTACAATCGCCACAAGGACCTCAATAAGGGTAACCCCTTTTTTGTTTGTGATTGGTGATGAATATGAATTAAATTGTTTTTCCATCGTTTTCTCTATATGCGTGTGAGCTATGTTTACAGTAGGCGGAGTTGCAAAATCAATACCAAAATAAATTTACTTGTTTTTCGGGGGGTTTGTTGTTGCAGCAAAAAGAATTATGGAATCTGATTCATAGTTTGTGTAAACGGTTGTCAGGAGGAGAATGACAGGTCGTTCAGTCATTCTCCTCCTTTTCCCCGTCTTCCCGGATATGGATTAAGCTTATTTTTCCTGACAGGTACCTGTTTTAAAGCCTACGATACCGCTCTGTAATGAAAAGGGCGCTTTTATTTCGATTCCAGGGATATTTCCCAATGAGGTCTGGGCAAGCGCTTTGAGTGAACCACCCCTTGTAACCATTGCGCTGACACTTGCAAAACCCTCTCCGAGTTGTTGTTCCCTTCCAACAGTGGCAGGTTCAGTCGCTATCTCGTCTGTAAAGACATAGTCCTTATAGGCTGTGCCTGTTTCGTAATAGACGGCCCAGAGGTATCCATTTCCCTGGCTATCACTGCAGAGGTCTTCTTCCGGTATGTATGAGGTGAAGATGACGAGGCCTCCGAGTACAACAGGTTTTGCGAATGAACGCTCACCTTTGAGACTTTCATGTCCCGCAACAGAGGGGAAGTTTATGACCCAGCCGTTCTTCGTGTTTATAGCATGTAAGAGGTCACACCATTCAATAGCGGTTGTATCACCACACGTACTGCCTGAAATTGTTGTCCCAGTTGCAGTGATATTTGTAGCGCCAACATCGACTGTTACACCGGATACATCAAGGAGGTTTGTTTCTGAGACAGCAGCGGTGCAAGCGTAATCCTTCCAGGGCTGGCATATCTCTTTTATGCCGTAAAATGCCTGGGCATCATTGCTTAACTTGTCATCGGAGCCAATGAACTTGCCGGCTCCGAAAAAGACCCACATATTTCCTTTTTTATCGAGTGCTACGGATGGCGCGGATGTTATCGGCTTATAACCGGAGGTGGAGATAAGGGTTGAAAGTTTCCACTCATTGAAGACATCGGTGCTGTTCTTTGTAACAAGCCTGTACATGTTGCCGCTGAGCTGATTATATCCCGTCCCTGCATCATAAGCCTCTCCTATATATCCAACATCGACCTTGTAATCAAGGTTGACGTCAACGGTGATGGGGTCTGTCATAAAGGCATTGCCGACACCTGTGTCAAAGGACTTCAAAAGGCTGCCGGTCTTAAGATCAACTACAAAGACCTTGCCTGTCTGGTCACTGCTTACATTGGAGCCTGCATCAAACTCAGTGGGGCCGGAGCCGACAATCATGACCCACAGATCTTTAGTATCGGTATTCACCCTTGCAACTGCCGGGTATGACATGGTAAGCCCGAGTCCCAGATCAGGGACACCATCAGCGTCTGAATCCTGGTCTGTAAAAGTCCAGAGGAGTTTTGGAGGGACCTCGGGGTTAGTTATATCAAGGGCAAAGTAGGCAGAGTAAAATGTTTCGTTGGTTCCGTTAATATCAGCGCTGATTTGTTTGCCCCCGAGTCTCATCCCTCCTATGAGTATGGTACCCCATCCAGAAGGATGTAATACATTAGACTGTCCATTAATGCAGTCTGCACTGGAATTGGTAGCATCGCAGAATATCCGGATATCGGTAACCTTGGGCTTCAGATCAACATAGTAGACATGGGTGTAGTTGGGATTTGTAAGCCATTTAAGGTGAGGAAGTAGCTGTTTTGGTATAAATCCCCAGAGTTCATCCCCGAGGGCGAGTTCCTTGCCGATAGGAGGGTATGTCCCGCCGTTTTCGTACTGGCCGGTAGCTGCGTTGTATTTGCCTCCGTTAAAGGCATGGAGCATTCCGTCATTGGCGCCGACATAGACAACATTCCTCCTGTCTTTATATGTTCGATAAAAGCCTGTGTAAGAGATGTCCCTGTAAAGCCTGTCGTAGTTTTCGCCGGGCAAGCCGACAGGTGTCGGTGATGAGTAAATGATGTCCCCTAATTTCCAGACCTTTCCGTTAATAGTCCTTGGCCTGTATCCGGGTATATCTTCGCCCTGAATGTATTTGATTATATTTGTGGCCTCTGCACTGTTTGCTGCTCTGAGATAATCATCCAGGCCATTGCCGTCCTTGAACTCAATGAGGCTCAATCCGTCTGTAGTGGTGTATATTAAACGGGGCAGGGTTGAAAGTTCCCTTTCCCGGAGTTTCTCCCCGGCCTCCCATAACGGGGTGTCCGAAACATTGCCATCAGTATCCACCTCCAATGCCTGCAAATAACCTATCCAGTCCCTTTTACCTTCAGGAAATGTCTTTTCAGGATAAAAATATGCCTGATAAACAATATTCCCCTCTCCGTTCCTCGAACCTGCAAGAGCGGGTGCAGTGCCTGATGCTGTTTGTTCGATAATTTTAAACAGCGCCTTTATCAGGGCTGCCTCAAGTTCATCTCCTGTTTTCGCTGCATAGAAATTGTCGTCAAAATCATCATTGTTAGTGTTGTACTCACTGGTCTGATCAGGCTCATTGTTGCTGTTCGAATCTATAAATCCGCCGTTCCTTGCCGCTCCGCCACCACCGCTTGAATAATCATTGGGAGAGGTGCCTGTACCGGAAGACCAGTTCAGTAGTCTTCTGCCATCAGGTGTGTTACTGCCAAAAGTTGCATATATAAAATAATGTGTGAGATATTGTCTTTCATTGTCAACAACGGCACTACCATCGGGATTCGTCTTATCACTGAGGTTTCTGAGGTCATTGGTATGACCATAGTAGGCAACATTGTCAATGTAATGTGATCCTTCGAGGTCCTGGTCCCAGAAATAGTTGAGAAGGGCACCGTCTACAGTGGTAGTTGTGTCTGCCCAGTCTGGTATTCCGGTTGATTTTTCATTAGCCGGACTATCGGCATAGGCTGAACCATAGCTTCTTAGTGCAGATGGAATTTCCAGGTCAGCAGTCGGTTCTCCATCTGTGATAGTAATGACAAAGCAACTGGCGCAGGGGACCCATCTTGTATCAGCAGCCGGATCAAGTGCATAGTTGAATGGATCGGTTTCATCGCTTACAGTATAGGACCCGGAAGAATTTGAAGTATATCGAGGCCCAGTACTGCCGGTGGTGCTGTCCTGAGCGAAGTATCCGGTTGCCGTCCAGAGTGATTCGGCAAGAGGTGTTGAGGGAGCTGAAGGACTGTTTGCGATGTTGTTTATTATGTCATCCTTTACTGCATCATAGTACCCAACCGGAACTACTACGGTTCCACCGTCTATCGGAATTATCGCCCCCCCACCAGAGGTGCCTGTCTCTCCCCTGCAATTACCGCCGCCGTTATCGTCAAATGTACCGTCGGTTATCAGTTCAAGACCCCATCTTACGCTGCTGCCGACTCTCTGAATTACCCCTCCGGGCTCTGAGCCCCTGTGTACAGTGACATAATGTGTAGTGGAATTAACGTTGAAATAAGCTATCGGCTCTGTTGACGTGCCTGTTGCATTATCAAAGGCGAATGTCAGGGGACAGTCACTGTAAGGTGTATAGTTTGCTGAATTGAGGTTTCCGTCTTCTGCAACACAAATTTTCTTTTCATACCCCTCAAGTTTAATGTGTGCCGCCTTTCCAATGAGGTCATGAGGGTGTCCACCGGTTATACCGGCCCTTGCCTTTGTTCTTCCGCCAATAAGTGCCTTCTTTATTATGTCGGACCGTCTCATGGTAAGCCAGTTCAGGAAGTTACCGTCCCACCACGCTGCTCCTGCAGGTTTGGAGTCACTGATTGTACTCTTATTGCCAACAGCCTCGAACTCGCTTACAGATGATGTGTACTGATACCATTTGTAAGGATCAAAGTAACCGTAATATTCTCTGTTTGGATAAAACCCTACACTTGTCGGGATAGCTGCACGTCCACCACTTGAAGTCCTTGCATTCCAGTTAAAATCATAGGCAAAGTAGTTCAGGGAAATCGAGGTGTCCAGATTGATAAGCACATTCGGCTTTATCAGCTTGCCGCCAAAGGGCGGATATGCAGTATATTGTGCAATTGAGGGAGAATCGTCTGAGAGTGCAAAGCTGGCGGAAGTGAGTATAAAGACCATAATTGTCATCAGGAAAAGGAGTTTCCTGAAAAATCTCCCTGTTATTTCCTTTCTTACATTTTCTGAAGCCTTCATTCTACCTCCTTCCTCCTGTAGTCTGTTATAAAGTCGAACAGTGTAAAATCCCCTGGTCCCCCTCTACAGAGGGGGACTCCTTAAAACCCCTTTTAAGGGGGCAGGGGGATTTCGTGTTGTCCCTTTGGTGAACTCTTAAGTTTTTTTAATGTTACTGGTTATAAAGCAATATCAATGCCTGAATTTTTTTGCTTATATTTCAGGATGTTGCAGGAAGGGTATATCCTTGGCAGAAAAAAATATGTAATCAGCTTCACAGATTGTGGAAGCAACTACCATAGAATTATCAGCAGAAAGCAGTTTAGGGGAAAGAACTGAGGTGAAAACCCCGGGTCCATTTGTAAAAAGTTGAAGATATTTGATCAGCCTGTACGTTCAAGAAAACCTATTGTGGTGCTAAAAGGCAGGATGATCTCACCGCCATGACCGTCTTTTACCGACACCGTTATGTCGTGCTCTCCTTCGTCATCAGGTGTTACCAGCCAGGTTATAACGCCGGTTTCGGGGTCGATCGTCATGCCCTCAGGAGCCTGCTTAAGGGTATAGGTGAGCGTGTCGCCGTCTGGGTCAAATGCTTTGATTTTTGCCGAGTAGACAGAGCCGTTAAATTCTGTTTCCAGTTCATCAGAGACGACCGGTGCGGAATTGGCAACACGGCTTTCAAGAATTATTGCACGGCCTCTTGTTTCGCCGTCAGATGGGGTTATTTTTACAGAGACCCTGTCGCCTCTTTTTATAAGATTGCCGTTCAATATCCCGGGGTCGTCAAGTGCCTGTTGCGGTATGATCTCACCATTTATAAACCACTCGTAATCAACGGTTACGTTATCACCGTCTCCGTCAAATGTCTTTATTTTAACGTGCAGGTCGTTCCCTTTTCGGGGTGGGCTGGGCAGGAGTGCGGCTGACTGGATCTTGGGTTGGATGTTGGCAATAACCAATGGGTCGGAAAGACATTCACCGAGGTCTTTAGTTGAGACCCTTACTCTCACCTCATCGTGCTTTCTGAGTCCGGAGTATTTGAGAACAAGGCCATTGGCCCCTGTGATCTCTGTATTGTTTACAAACCACTGGTAGCTCAGATCCCGGGGATTTGCTCCCCTTACGTACACTGTGATTGAGTTTTTCCTTGTTGCGTCCTCAGGAATTAAATTAATCGTGTAAGGACATTTTTTTTGAGGCTGTGACGCTTGTACAGCTTTTTCCTGCTCTGCATTTCCACAGGATATTATCAATAAAAGTGTTAGCGCCAGTACTATTGGTTTCATCATCAGATTTATTTTAGCACAATTTGGCCGTGTTTTCTTGATGTGCAGGAATTTGAGTAATTATTCAGACAGGATTAACAGGATATTTTTAAAAGTATTATTCTAATCTTTTACTGTTTTCTCTGCATTCTCAGCGAGCTCTGCGGTGAACTATTTCTCTTTAGTACGGTAAAACTCCCCCTTTTTCTGAAGGGGGAGTTCAATCTGTCCGTCACCCGCTACCTACTGCCTGCACTCGCCTGTCTTCCAGCCAGCGATACCGCTTGTTAAGCTAAAGGGCGTTTCTGTTTCTATCTGGAATTCTGCATCTATCGAAGTCTGGGCAAATGCCTTAAGTGAACCGCCCCTTGTAACCATGGCGCTGACATTTGCAAAACCCTCTCCGAGATCTCTTGTTCTGCTTACAGTACTCGAAGTATCGTCTGTAAAGATATAGTTTTTATAGGCTGTGCCTGTCTCGTAATAGACGGCCCAGAGGTATCCACTTCCCTGGCTATTACTGCAGAGGTCTTCTTCCGGTATGTATGAGGTGAAGATGAGAAGACCTCCAAGCACAACAGGTTTTGCGAATGAACGCTCACCTTTGAGGCTCGCGTGTCCCGGTACAGATGGGAAGTTTATAGTCCAGCCATCTGCAGCAGCAGATGCACTAATGATGCTGCTCCATGTCTGGGCATTTGTGCTGCAGTCCGTAACAGTGCCGCCTTCGCAGACATCTACTGCAGATGCATCGTAAAGATCCGCCTCTAAGACAGTAGTTGTGCACGTGTAATTTTGCCAGGGTTTGCATACATCCTTTATGCCGTAGAAGGTCTGTGCATCCGAGGTCAACTGGTCATCCGAGCCGATGAACTTGCCTGTACCGAAGAAAATCCACATGTTCCCTTTTCCATCAAGTGCAGCAGATGGTGCAGAGGTTATCACTTTATAACCTGAGGTGGAGATAAGGGTTGAGAGTTGCCACTCATTGAACACATCTGTGCTGTTCTTTGTAACAAGCCTGTACATGTTGCCACTGAGCCGGTTATATCCTGTTCCAGGATCATAAGCCTCTCCTATATATGCAACATCAACCTTGTAGTCAAGATTAACATCAACGGTGATGGGGTCTGTCATAAAGGCATTACTGGCTGTGTCAAAGGACTTCAAAAGGCTGCCAGTTTTCAGATCAACTACAAAGACCTTGCCTGTCTGGTCACTGCTTACATTGGAGCCTGCATCAAACTCGGTAGGACCTGAGCCCACGATCATGACCCAGAGGTCATCGGTATCTGATGCCTTGACTCTTGCCACTGCCGGGTATGACGTGGTAAGGCCGAGGCCCATATCCGGGATTCCATCA is a genomic window of Nitrospirota bacterium containing:
- a CDS encoding PilX N-terminal domain-containing pilus assembly protein, whose amino-acid sequence is MKNRQRNITSSDTFKGADGFILIISLLSLLALTAIGILAISTSTTEVMIAGNTRLREIGLSAADSGIELTEPILRNTDNLEFTDIPQAELSDRMQDLRAERNCVSQLNPDTENFPVSIGGNNNVSVDVDYVSAGDPGPGYALEEGGPPIVRKNYIINATSRGASGSETRVGAVYFLVGWCD
- a CDS encoding prepilin-type N-terminal cleavage/methylation domain-containing protein; translation: MKQQHHKKQSECTGQNGYSLVELLVVIVISLIITGAIYSSYISQQRSFTAQDQVTELNSTSRISLNIIANDLRETGFGLLENGAFNINGFTQVLTLTDNASAPDQITLIGAFRKAGTLCSNGNGNAISPDDTTLRLVPPEGSEGLDNINTTDKRNISIAGIRYGIVTSGGGAEFRIQLQDRVGESFPLYTDLNANGNCDDGEGVPVYLIEDYTYRVVGNELQRVRRLNDPDPDIDIIAQNIEDLQFALVNSNTVRVNILASTARPDPNFQGLGNPPQTIENRNLPATNDALRRRWWQMEVAVRNL
- the pilV gene encoding type IV pilus modification protein PilV, which produces MEKQFNSYSSPITNKKGVTLIEVLVAIVILTVGLTSVAMMQYMAVAGNAFGRETQIASELGQELLEKMRSTPVRDDTGTVNSIFVAGTHPTPEDDTILQNPVGSGDADYDPVTRAGGMTFTRIWWVEDDCRSVDINDPIPTALLCTPAPPGACAGGAGMNNVKALAVRVCWTDKNGSNHTVTLNGVKWDETATP
- a CDS encoding PilC/PilY family type IV pilus protein is translated as MKASENVRKEITGRFFRKLLFLMTIMVFILTSASFALSDDSPSIAQYTAYPPFGGKLIKPNVLINLDTSISLNYFAYDFNWNARTSSGGRAAIPTSVGFYPNREYYGYFDPYKWYQYTSSVSEFEAVGNKSTISDSKPAGAAWWDGNFLNWLTMRRSDIIKKALIGGRTKARAGITGGHPHDLIGKAAHIKLEGYEKKICVAEDGNLNSANYTPYSDCPLTFAFDNATGTSTEPIAYFNVNSTTHYVTVHRGSEPGGVIQRVGSSVRWGLELITDGTFDDNGGGNCRGETGTSGGGAIIPIDGGTVVVPVGYYDAVKDDIINNIANSPSAPSTPLAESLWTATGYFAQDSTTGSTGPRYTSNSSGSYTVSDETDPFNYALDPAADTRWVPCASCFVITITDGEPTADLEIPSALRSYGSAYADSPANEKSTGIPDWADTTTTVDGALLNYFWDQDLEGSHYIDNVAYYGHTNDLRNLSDKTNPDGSAVVDNERQYLTHYFIYATFGSNTPDGRRLLNWSSGTGTSPNDYSSGGGGAARNGGFIDSNSNNEPDQTSEYNTNNDDFDDNFYAAKTGDELEAALIKALFKIIEQTASGTAPALAGSRNGEGNIVYQAYFYPEKTFPEGKRDWIGYLQALEVDTDGNVSDTPLWEAGEKLRERELSTLPRLIYTTTDGLSLIEFKDGNGLDDYLRAANSAEATNIIKYIQGEDIPGYRPRTINGKVWKLGDIIYSSPTPVGLPGENYDRLYRDISYTGFYRTYKDRRNVVYVGANDGMLHAFNGGKYNAATGQYENGGTYPPIGKELALGDELWGFIPKQLLPHLKWLTNPNYTHVYYVDLKPKVTDIRIFCDATNSSADCINGQSNVLHPSGWGTILIGGMRLGGKQISADINGTNETFYSAYFALDITNPEVPPKLLWTFTDQDSDADGVPDLGLGLTMSYPAVARVNTDTKDLWVMIVGSGPTEFDAGSNVSSDQTGKVFVVDLKTGSLLKSFDTGVGNAFMTDPITVDVNLDYKVDVGYIGEAYDAGTGYNQLSGNMYRLVTKNSTDVFNEWKLSTLISTSGYKPITSAPSVALDKKGNMWVFFGAGKFIGSDDKLSNDAQAFYGIKEICQPWKDYACTAAVSETNLLDVSGVTVDVGATNITATGTTISGSTCGDTTAIEWCDLLHAINTKNGWVINFPSVAGHESLKGERSFAKPVVLGGLVIFTSYIPEEDLCSDSQGNGYLWAVYYETGTAYKDYVFTDEIATEPATVGREQQLGEGFASVSAMVTRGGSLKALAQTSLGNIPGIEIKAPFSLQSGIVGFKTGTCQEK
- a CDS encoding Ig domain-containing protein — its product is MYVRGANPRDLSYQWFVNNTEITGANGLVLKYSGLRKHDEVRVRVSTKDLGECLSDPLVIANIQPKIQSAALLPSPPRKGNDLHVKIKTFDGDGDNVTVDYEWFINGEIIPQQALDDPGILNGNLIKRGDRVSVKITPSDGETRGRAIILESRVANSAPVVSDELETEFNGSVYSAKIKAFDPDGDTLTYTLKQAPEGMTIDPETGVITWLVTPDDEGEHDITVSVKDGHGGEIILPFSTTIGFLERTG